CAGGTTGCTGCCGGTTATTTCAGGAACCTAAGGCGGAATACCATTGAAACTTCGGTGGAAGTTTACTATAAAAGCATGCGTAACGCCATTGATTTTAAGGATCATGCAACGTTATTGCTCAATAAACAACTGGAAGGCGAATTGCGTTTTGGTAAAGCATGGGCTTATGGCATTGAGTTGATGATTGCAGTTCCTGAAGGACGATTGAACGGATGGGTCAGTTATACCTACTCCCGGACCTGGAGGAAATTCAAGGACATCAACGATGGGAAAACTTATCCCGCGCCTTATGACTCGCCGCATGATGTATCTATAGTCATGAATTTTGAAGCCAGCCAGCGCATCAGTCTTTCAGCCAATTGGATTTATTCAACCGGAAAGCCGGTCACATTCCCCACCGGGAGAGCCGTCATCGATGGAGCCATAGTCCCCATCTATTCTGATCGGAATGCTTACAGGATAAAAGACTATCACCGGTTAGACCTGTCAGTTACCTTGCACCAGAAACCCAACGACCACAGGTTCAAATGGGATTTGATCTTTTCAGTTTATAATGCTTATAACCGCCATAATACCTGGGCCATTAACTTTGTTCAGGACGTTCAAAACCCTTACAAAACCTACGCTGAAATGACTTACCTGTTCGGTGTCATACCGGCTGTTACTTTTAACTTCAGATTTTAATCATGAGAAAGATATTTTTGATCATACCAGCTATTTTTATATTTCTTACGTCTTGCACCGAGCGCATTGACATTAAACTGGATGATTCCTTTACACGACTGGTTGTTTACGGTGCCATAACAACTGATACCACGCGGCATTATATCGAATTATCCACTACTTCCAGTTATTATTACAATGAAGCTCCGCCGCCTGTTACAGGTGCCAGCCTGGAAATCTCTGATGATCAGGGTAATACGGAAAGCCTTACAGAATTGGAACCCGGAAAATACGCGACTTCTCCCCTGTTCTTCGCCTTACCGGGAAGAACATATACCCTTAGAATTGAATTGGCAGGGGAGCTAAACGGACACAAAACTTATCTGGCAACTTCATCTGTTAACCCCATTTACCCGATTGATTCAATCGGATTAGTTTACCAGCCCGACTGGGGAGAAAAAGGTTTTTATGAAGTCACCTGTTACTACCAGGATCCCCCCACCAGGGACTTCTATATGTTTAACATTTTTAAAAACGGCGAAATGCTTACCGATACCATCAGAAACCGGTTTGTCATCGATGATGGATTCTTCAACGGTAATTATACCAATGGAATTGGCGTAGGTTTCCTCAATCAGGCAAACGAAAGGGAAGTGCTTAGGGTTGGCGACACAATTACTTTCCAGGGTTGCAACATTACCGAAGAATATTTTAATTTCGTCCAGACTCTGCAATCTGAAACCGGTTTTCAGAATCCGTTGTTCAGCGGCCCGCCGGCAAATGTCAAAAGCAATATCAGTAACGGCGCCGTAGGTTTTTTTGCTGCTTATGCAGTAGCCTATTCCAGAAAGGTTTTTCAACCTTAAAAAAATATTTCCCAACCGACCGGGTATATTTT
The nucleotide sequence above comes from Bacteroidales bacterium. Encoded proteins:
- a CDS encoding DUF4249 domain-containing protein; the protein is MRKIFLIIPAIFIFLTSCTERIDIKLDDSFTRLVVYGAITTDTTRHYIELSTTSSYYYNEAPPPVTGASLEISDDQGNTESLTELEPGKYATSPLFFALPGRTYTLRIELAGELNGHKTYLATSSVNPIYPIDSIGLVYQPDWGEKGFYEVTCYYQDPPTRDFYMFNIFKNGEMLTDTIRNRFVIDDGFFNGNYTNGIGVGFLNQANEREVLRVGDTITFQGCNITEEYFNFVQTLQSETGFQNPLFSGPPANVKSNISNGAVGFFAAYAVAYSRKVFQP